One genomic region from Oncorhynchus keta strain PuntledgeMale-10-30-2019 unplaced genomic scaffold, Oket_V2 Un_contig_1364_pilon_pilon, whole genome shotgun sequence encodes:
- the LOC127918186 gene encoding TSC22 domain family protein 1-like, with product MVPQDPNPLLLQQTSMVPHGTLPAAPEVNAQGARSQAMPQQMPYDMEHAQTGYPTPQFPAGLVCQTGSRPPDFIQPTAPLQSQVLPPHPGSLGVSMPGPAAVPQPLQSQLQNLPAQQLHPHHQHPSAPFVTTLRADLQPLLTHGVPLSHTSLAQSGALYGGSIPTLTASQLEDAQRLLFQHQSPLTLPRLGGRSMGMAGDASALVAAAASLRTQSADGEEDSSSGASLVAIDNKIEQAM from the coding sequence ATGGTCCCTCAGGACCCTAACCCTCTCCTGTTGCAGCAGACCAGCATGGTCCCCCATGGTACTCTACCAGCAGCCCCCGAGGTGAATGCCCAGGGCGCTCGGAGTCAGGCCATGCCCCAGCAGATGCCCTATGATATGGAGCATGCCCAGACAGGCTACCCCACACCCCAGTTCCCAGCGGGGCTAGTGTGCCAGACAGGCAGCCGGCCTCCAGACTTCATCCAGCCTACGGCTCCTCTCCAGTCCCAGGTCCTCCCCCCACACCCTGGCTCTCTTGGGGTGTCCATGCCTGGCCCGGCTGCTGTCCCTCAACCCCTTCAGAGTCAGCTCCAGAACCTCCCAGCTCAGCAGCTGCACCCTCACCACCAGCACCCCTCCGCCCCTTTCGTGACCACACTCCGTGCCGACCTCCAGCCCCTCCTGACTCACGGGGTTCCCCTCAGCCACACCAGCCTGGCCCAAAGCGGGGCTCTGTACGGGGGAAGCATCCCCACCCTAACGGCATCCCAGCTGGAGGATGCCCAGAGGCTGCTGTTCCAACACCAGTCCCCGCTGACGCTGCCTCGGCTGGGGGGTCGCTCCATGGGGATGGCTGGAGATGCCAGTGCCTTAGTGGCCGCTGCTGCAAGCCTGAGGACACAGTCTgcagatggagaggaggacag